From the genome of Streptomyces sp. V1I1, one region includes:
- a CDS encoding SDR family oxidoreductase yields MKFAVIGGTGLIGSQVVKNLNAAGHEAVPHSQSTGIDVISGQGLGEAVAGADVIVNLTNSPTFDEASLAFFQTSMDNLLAAGRKGGVRHFVILSIVGVDQVPELDYYRAKMLQEDILAAGPIPYSIVRATQFMEFIDAVLSWTADGDTVRLPATPVQPIASKDVADAVAEVAAGAPLGGIRNIAGPEVFSLDELGRVTLSHKSDGRTVVTDPTAGMFAVIKGDVLTDKDAHLAPTRYADWLS; encoded by the coding sequence ATGAAGTTCGCGGTCATCGGCGGTACTGGGCTGATCGGGTCACAGGTCGTCAAGAATCTGAACGCCGCCGGGCACGAGGCGGTACCGCACTCGCAGTCCACCGGAATCGACGTCATCAGCGGCCAGGGACTGGGCGAGGCGGTGGCGGGCGCCGACGTCATTGTCAACCTGACGAACTCCCCGACCTTCGACGAAGCATCCCTGGCCTTCTTCCAGACCTCGATGGACAACCTTCTGGCCGCGGGCCGGAAGGGTGGCGTCCGTCACTTCGTCATCCTCTCGATCGTCGGCGTGGACCAGGTGCCGGAGCTGGACTACTACCGGGCCAAGATGCTCCAGGAGGACATCCTCGCGGCCGGACCGATCCCCTACTCGATCGTCCGCGCGACGCAGTTCATGGAGTTCATCGACGCGGTCCTGTCCTGGACCGCCGACGGCGACACCGTCCGGCTGCCCGCCACGCCCGTCCAGCCGATCGCCTCCAAGGACGTGGCCGACGCGGTGGCGGAAGTCGCCGCGGGCGCCCCGCTGGGGGGCATTCGCAACATCGCCGGCCCCGAGGTCTTCTCCCTGGACGAGCTGGGCCGGGTCACCCTGTCCCACAAGTCCGACGGCCGCACCGTCGTCACCGACCCCACCGCCGGCATGTTCGCCGTCATCAAGGGTGACGTCCTCACCGACAAGGACGCCCACCTCGCCCCCACCCGCTACGCCGACTGGCTCTCCTGA
- the glgB gene encoding 1,4-alpha-glucan branching enzyme — translation MGKKTAAPKPRAGASHGVRAARPLDDGDRERLLAGAHHDPHALLGAHEMRGGVELRVLRPFARSVTVLAKGLRAELHEDGGGFFSGVLPLRAAPEYQLLVAYDDGTDAGTEIEIEVQDPYRFLPSLGELDLHLIGEGRHEELWRALGAHPMAHQGVTGTRFTLWAPNARGVRVVGDFNYWDGTGHPMRSLGSTGIWELFVPGAGEGALYKFDITRPDGSHTLRADPMARRAEVPPANASIVTESHHVWHDEEWMAQRAERPVHESPFSVYEVHLSSWRPGLTYRQLAVQLPAYVKDLGFTHVEFMPVAEHPFGGSWGYQVTGFYAPTSRMGTPDDFRHLVDALHRAGIGVIVDWVPAHFPKDDWALAEFDGRPLYEHEDPARAAHPDWGTLEFDYGRKEVRNFLVANATYWCEEFHIDGLRVDAVASMLYLDYSREQGEWTPNVHGGRENLDAVGFLQEMNATVYRRCPGVVTIAEESTAWDGVTRATHHVGPGGFGGLGFGLKWNMGWMHDSLGYVSHEPVHRKFHHNEMTFSMVYAYSENYVLPISHDEVVHGKRSLVSKMPGDWWQQRANHRAYLGFMWAHPGKQLLFMGQEFAQGAEWSEGHGPDWWLLDPSYAAEADHRGVRHLVRDLNTVYGATPALWQRDTDPGGFAWVDGDAAEDNVFAFLRYDASGSPLLAVCHFSPVVRHEYRLGVPDAVQAWTEALNTDGARYGGSDVLNPDPLKPESVPSHGRPASIQLTLPPLATLWLRPA, via the coding sequence CTGGGGAAGAAGACGGCAGCGCCGAAGCCGCGTGCCGGCGCCAGCCATGGCGTGCGGGCCGCCCGGCCGCTCGATGACGGTGACCGGGAGCGGCTGCTGGCCGGCGCGCATCACGATCCGCACGCGCTGCTCGGCGCGCACGAGATGCGGGGCGGTGTGGAGCTGCGCGTACTGCGTCCGTTCGCACGGTCGGTGACCGTGCTCGCCAAGGGGCTGCGGGCCGAGCTGCACGAGGACGGCGGCGGGTTCTTCTCGGGTGTGCTGCCGCTGCGCGCGGCCCCGGAGTACCAGCTGCTGGTCGCGTACGACGACGGCACCGACGCCGGGACCGAGATCGAGATCGAGGTGCAGGATCCGTACCGCTTCCTGCCCTCGCTCGGCGAGCTCGATCTGCATCTGATCGGCGAGGGGCGGCACGAGGAGCTGTGGCGGGCGCTGGGCGCGCATCCGATGGCGCACCAGGGCGTCACCGGCACCCGGTTCACGCTGTGGGCACCCAATGCCCGCGGGGTGCGGGTCGTCGGCGACTTCAACTACTGGGACGGCACCGGCCATCCGATGCGTTCGCTCGGCTCCACGGGCATCTGGGAACTGTTCGTTCCCGGCGCCGGCGAGGGGGCGCTCTACAAGTTCGACATCACTCGCCCGGACGGTTCTCACACCCTGCGGGCCGACCCGATGGCGCGGCGCGCCGAGGTGCCGCCCGCCAACGCCTCGATCGTGACCGAGTCACACCATGTGTGGCACGACGAGGAGTGGATGGCGCAGCGCGCCGAGCGGCCGGTGCACGAGTCGCCGTTCTCCGTCTACGAGGTGCATCTGTCCTCCTGGCGACCGGGCCTGACCTACCGACAGCTGGCCGTCCAACTCCCGGCGTACGTAAAGGATTTGGGCTTCACGCATGTGGAGTTCATGCCGGTCGCCGAGCACCCCTTCGGCGGCTCGTGGGGCTATCAGGTCACCGGCTTCTACGCCCCGACCTCCCGGATGGGCACCCCCGACGACTTCCGCCATCTCGTCGACGCCCTGCACCGGGCGGGCATCGGCGTGATCGTCGACTGGGTGCCGGCGCACTTCCCGAAGGACGACTGGGCACTCGCGGAGTTCGACGGCCGCCCGCTGTACGAGCACGAGGACCCGGCGCGTGCCGCGCACCCCGACTGGGGCACCCTCGAGTTCGACTACGGCCGCAAGGAGGTGCGTAACTTCCTGGTCGCCAACGCGACGTACTGGTGCGAGGAGTTCCACATCGACGGGCTGCGGGTGGACGCCGTCGCCTCGATGCTCTACCTCGACTACTCCCGCGAGCAGGGCGAATGGACGCCGAATGTGCACGGCGGCCGGGAGAACCTGGACGCGGTCGGCTTCCTGCAGGAGATGAACGCCACCGTCTACCGGCGCTGCCCCGGTGTCGTGACGATCGCCGAGGAGTCCACGGCCTGGGACGGGGTCACCCGCGCCACCCACCATGTCGGCCCGGGCGGCTTCGGCGGCCTCGGCTTCGGCCTGAAGTGGAACATGGGCTGGATGCACGACTCACTGGGCTATGTCTCGCACGAGCCGGTGCACCGCAAGTTCCACCACAACGAGATGACGTTCTCGATGGTGTACGCGTACAGCGAGAACTATGTGCTGCCGATCTCGCACGACGAGGTCGTGCACGGCAAGCGGTCGCTGGTGAGCAAGATGCCCGGCGACTGGTGGCAGCAGCGCGCCAACCACCGCGCCTATCTGGGCTTCATGTGGGCCCACCCGGGCAAGCAACTCCTCTTCATGGGCCAGGAGTTCGCGCAGGGCGCGGAGTGGTCGGAGGGCCACGGCCCGGACTGGTGGCTGCTCGACCCGTCGTACGCGGCGGAGGCGGACCACCGCGGGGTGCGGCATCTGGTGCGCGATCTGAACACGGTGTACGGCGCCACCCCCGCGCTCTGGCAGCGGGACACCGACCCCGGGGGCTTCGCCTGGGTGGACGGCGACGCCGCCGAGGACAATGTCTTCGCGTTCCTGCGCTACGACGCATCGGGCTCGCCGCTGCTCGCCGTCTGCCACTTCTCGCCGGTGGTGCGGCACGAGTACCGGCTGGGTGTGCCGGACGCGGTCCAGGCGTGGACGGAGGCACTCAACACGGACGGGGCGCGGTACGGCGGCAGCGATGTGCTCAACCCGGACCCGCTGAAGCCGGAGTCGGTACCGTCGCACGGCCGCCCGGCGAGCATTCAGCTGACGCTGCCGCCGCTGGCGACGTTGTGGCTGCGACCGGCGTGA
- a CDS encoding ATP-binding domain-containing protein — MSTEELHNEQQFVSLLYERLDALREQAEAAVRTTIGQVSTGLQARVERDVLVAEQSGLLSGLNAVDSGLCFGRIDLKDGVHHHIGRIGMREGDTERTPLLIDWRAPVARPFYLATGHEPMGLRRRRHITTKGRTVTALHDEILDLADTTRTGYEEHDADAVLLAALGAARTGRMADIVQTIQAEQDRIIRAPRHGVLVVEGGPGTGKTAVALHRAAYLLYAHREQLARRAVLIVGPNPAFLGYIGQVLPSLGETGVLLSTMAELFPGVRATGADTPEAAEVKGRAEMADVLARVVRDRQALPESAPESDREIDQEDPDHLPGPALEIDHEEYGILRLDREMAYDARDRARATGLPHNLARPHFAFRIIDALTAQLTDRLGADPLGGPNLLGPDDIAQLGKEIATSAEVHAAIDELWPPLTPEQLVADFLAVPEAQLAEKDAELVRRIAGPWTPADVPLLDEAAELLGVDDSAERAAEEAERQERIAYAQGVLELSEGSKTFEFEDQESEVLAAHDIIDAERMAERQEEADHRSAAERAAADRTWAFGHIIVDEAQELSAMAWRLLMRRCPTRSMTLVGDPAQTGDAAGCGSWQRILEPYVGDRWQHTRLEVNYRTPAEIMELAADVRRSEDPAFEPPRSVRSTGVKPWEASVSPDEVARTVAERVAGAPHEGRLAVIAPGGLHAALAAELPDAGQGAEPDLTRPVVLLDPRQAKGLEFDTVIVVEPELIRSGSEHGTNDLYVALTRATQRLGVVSSVTRRA; from the coding sequence TTGTCAACCGAGGAATTGCATAATGAACAGCAATTCGTCTCTCTGCTCTACGAGCGCCTCGACGCACTCCGCGAGCAGGCCGAAGCCGCAGTCCGGACCACGATCGGGCAGGTCAGCACCGGTTTGCAGGCCCGGGTCGAGCGGGATGTGCTCGTCGCCGAGCAGTCCGGGCTGCTCTCGGGGCTGAATGCAGTGGACTCCGGGCTGTGTTTCGGACGTATCGATCTCAAGGACGGCGTGCACCACCACATCGGGCGTATCGGAATGCGGGAGGGCGATACGGAACGTACCCCGCTGCTCATCGACTGGCGCGCACCCGTTGCCCGGCCCTTTTACCTCGCCACCGGGCATGAGCCGATGGGGCTGCGCCGGCGGCGCCACATCACCACCAAGGGGCGCACCGTCACCGCCCTCCACGACGAGATTCTCGACCTCGCCGACACCACCCGTACCGGTTACGAGGAGCATGACGCGGACGCCGTGCTGCTCGCCGCGCTCGGGGCCGCGCGCACCGGGCGGATGGCCGACATCGTGCAGACCATCCAGGCCGAGCAGGACCGCATCATCCGGGCACCGCGGCACGGCGTCCTCGTCGTCGAGGGCGGGCCCGGCACCGGTAAGACCGCGGTCGCGCTGCACCGGGCGGCGTATCTGCTCTACGCGCACCGCGAGCAGCTGGCCAGGCGCGCCGTGCTGATCGTGGGGCCCAACCCCGCGTTCCTCGGCTACATCGGCCAGGTGCTGCCTTCGCTCGGTGAGACGGGCGTGCTGCTGTCGACGATGGCCGAGCTCTTCCCCGGTGTACGGGCCACCGGCGCCGACACCCCCGAGGCCGCCGAGGTGAAGGGCCGCGCCGAGATGGCCGATGTGCTGGCCCGTGTCGTACGCGACCGGCAGGCGCTGCCCGAGTCCGCGCCGGAGTCCGACCGCGAGATTGACCAGGAGGACCCGGACCACCTGCCCGGGCCCGCGCTGGAGATCGACCACGAGGAGTACGGAATCCTGCGGCTCGACCGTGAGATGGCGTACGACGCCCGCGACCGTGCCCGTGCCACCGGGCTGCCGCACAATCTCGCCCGGCCGCACTTCGCCTTCCGGATCATCGACGCGCTGACCGCCCAGCTCACCGACCGGCTCGGCGCGGATCCCCTCGGAGGGCCGAACCTCCTCGGCCCCGACGACATCGCCCAGCTCGGCAAGGAGATCGCCACCAGTGCCGAGGTGCACGCGGCGATCGACGAGCTGTGGCCCCCGCTCACCCCGGAGCAGCTCGTCGCGGACTTCCTCGCCGTGCCAGAGGCGCAACTGGCTGAGAAGGACGCCGAGTTGGTCCGGCGTATCGCCGGGCCCTGGACACCCGCCGATGTGCCGCTGCTCGACGAGGCCGCCGAACTCCTCGGCGTCGACGACAGCGCCGAGCGCGCCGCCGAAGAGGCCGAGCGGCAGGAGCGGATCGCCTACGCGCAGGGCGTGCTGGAGCTGTCCGAGGGCTCGAAGACGTTCGAGTTCGAGGACCAGGAGTCCGAAGTGCTCGCCGCGCACGACATCATCGACGCCGAGCGGATGGCGGAGCGCCAGGAGGAGGCCGACCACCGCAGCGCCGCCGAACGCGCCGCCGCCGACCGGACCTGGGCCTTCGGGCACATCATCGTGGACGAGGCGCAGGAGCTGTCCGCGATGGCGTGGCGGCTGCTGATGCGCCGCTGCCCCACCCGCTCCATGACCCTGGTCGGCGACCCTGCCCAGACCGGCGACGCGGCGGGCTGCGGCTCGTGGCAGCGCATTCTCGAGCCGTACGTCGGCGACCGCTGGCAGCACACCCGCCTCGAGGTCAACTACCGTACGCCCGCCGAGATCATGGAGCTGGCGGCGGACGTGCGGCGGAGCGAGGACCCGGCCTTCGAGCCGCCGCGCTCCGTGCGCTCGACGGGCGTGAAGCCGTGGGAGGCGTCCGTGTCCCCGGACGAAGTGGCCCGTACGGTCGCCGAGCGGGTGGCCGGGGCGCCCCACGAGGGACGGCTCGCGGTGATCGCCCCGGGCGGGCTCCACGCCGCCCTCGCGGCAGAGTTGCCCGATGCCGGCCAAGGGGCCGAACCGGACCTCACCCGGCCCGTCGTGCTGCTCGACCCGCGGCAGGCGAAGGGCCTGGAGTTCGACACGGTGATCGTCGTCGAACCGGAGCTGATCCGCTCCGGCTCGGAACACGGGACGAACGACCTCTATGTGGCGCTCACCCGGGCCACCCAGCGTCTGGGGGTGGTGTCCTCAGTCACCCGACGGGCTTGA
- a CDS encoding DUF1996 domain-containing protein gives MLRRLLATTAAVIFLVTAGWVTTRIDSPAPNAASRHPGHAGHAYTFTKAQQAAIVAQAAAPLRGSEFRADCFSSHRQGDDPIVFPGQAGRSHIHEFYGNRTANAASTLQSLAAGTTNCTPKTDLSSYWTPTLYQNGAPVAPERVTVYYQGITDHTRAVAHPRGLRYVVGNALAASPDQNPAARWSCVGRPESSRDFINCPPGTKLENYLDFPTCWDGKNLDSANHRDHMTYAAGQTCPASHPVVVPRLELLITWPVNGGGLTLAGTRNGANVTNAPGYTFHGDFFNAWDDGELKRRVANCINAGYICGTDGNPIQQ, from the coding sequence ATGCTCCGCCGACTGCTCGCGACCACCGCCGCCGTGATCTTCCTGGTCACGGCGGGATGGGTGACCACGAGGATCGACTCACCAGCCCCCAATGCGGCCTCGCGCCACCCGGGCCACGCGGGCCACGCGTACACCTTCACCAAGGCCCAGCAGGCCGCGATCGTCGCGCAGGCGGCGGCCCCGTTGCGCGGCAGCGAATTCCGCGCGGACTGCTTCTCCAGCCACCGTCAGGGCGACGACCCGATCGTCTTCCCCGGCCAGGCGGGCCGCTCGCACATCCATGAGTTCTACGGGAACAGGACCGCCAACGCGGCCTCCACGCTCCAGTCGCTGGCCGCCGGCACCACCAACTGCACGCCGAAGACGGACCTTTCCTCGTACTGGACCCCCACCCTCTACCAGAACGGAGCCCCGGTGGCCCCCGAGCGGGTCACCGTCTACTACCAGGGCATCACCGACCACACCCGTGCCGTCGCCCATCCGCGCGGTCTGCGGTACGTCGTCGGCAACGCCCTGGCCGCCTCTCCCGACCAGAATCCGGCCGCACGCTGGTCGTGCGTGGGCCGGCCGGAGTCCAGCCGGGACTTCATCAACTGCCCGCCCGGCACCAAGCTGGAGAACTATCTGGACTTCCCCACCTGCTGGGACGGGAAGAACCTGGACAGCGCGAACCACCGGGACCACATGACATACGCGGCGGGGCAGACCTGCCCGGCCTCGCACCCCGTGGTCGTGCCGCGGCTCGAGCTGCTGATCACCTGGCCGGTCAACGGCGGCGGGCTCACCCTCGCGGGCACCAGGAACGGCGCCAATGTCACCAACGCGCCCGGCTACACCTTCCACGGCGATTTCTTCAACGCCTGGGACGACGGTGAGCTGAAGCGCCGGGTGGCCAACTGCATCAACGCGGGCTACATCTGCGGGACGGACGGCAATCCGATCCAGCAGTGA
- a CDS encoding glycoside hydrolase family 16 protein has protein sequence MSTSRIKRTPFLTILVALVVALAGFIAVTGAGSARGDVPPTPGWNLQWSDDFNGANRTLPSSANWQIDLGHAYPGGPGNWGTGEIQNYTNNPDNLSHDGNGNLRITPLRDGAGNWTSGRIETQRANFKAPAGGTLRIESRIQMPNVTGQAALGYWPAFWALGAPYRGNFWNWPSIGEFDIMENVNGINSVWGVLHCGVNPGGPCNETSGIANNRACPGASCQSAFHTYRFEWDRSVSPNELRWYVDGQLFHSVNQNRLDAGTWANMTDHAGYFILLNVAIGGAFPDALAGKTPTAATVPGRPMFVDYVAVWTRGGGGDPTTPPTTDPPTTPPPSGSSQLYLRTGGGAGDAAASASTVSLASAGGANYDGAPHNPQVFTSSGITRKYNGGSTQFDLFVDAGSTVANGQQIRVSYDRTGDGTWDRTETYNYFATDPVAGYEHYTQAKGLKSSTGSLGDLANGKVRIEVWSAIGGGPSTVGVGNQSVVRIPFD, from the coding sequence TTGAGCACGAGCCGCATCAAACGCACCCCCTTCCTCACCATCCTCGTCGCCCTCGTCGTCGCCCTCGCCGGCTTCATCGCCGTCACCGGCGCCGGGTCGGCGCGCGGCGACGTACCCCCCACGCCCGGCTGGAACCTCCAGTGGAGCGACGACTTCAACGGCGCCAACAGAACCCTGCCCTCGTCCGCCAACTGGCAGATCGACCTCGGGCACGCCTACCCCGGCGGGCCCGGCAACTGGGGCACCGGTGAAATCCAGAACTACACCAACAACCCCGACAACCTCAGCCACGACGGCAACGGCAATCTGCGCATCACCCCGCTCCGGGACGGCGCGGGAAACTGGACCTCCGGCCGTATCGAAACCCAGCGCGCCAACTTCAAGGCCCCGGCCGGCGGCACCCTGCGTATCGAGAGCCGTATCCAGATGCCGAATGTGACCGGCCAGGCCGCGCTCGGCTACTGGCCCGCGTTCTGGGCCCTCGGCGCCCCGTACCGCGGCAACTTCTGGAACTGGCCGTCCATCGGCGAGTTCGACATCATGGAGAACGTCAACGGCATCAACTCCGTCTGGGGTGTGCTGCACTGCGGGGTGAACCCCGGCGGCCCCTGCAACGAGACCAGCGGAATCGCCAACAACCGCGCCTGCCCCGGCGCCAGTTGCCAGTCCGCCTTCCACACGTACCGCTTCGAGTGGGACCGCTCCGTGTCCCCCAATGAGCTGCGCTGGTACGTGGACGGCCAGCTCTTCCACAGCGTCAACCAGAACCGGTTGGACGCCGGGACCTGGGCGAACATGACCGATCACGCGGGCTACTTCATTCTGCTCAATGTCGCGATCGGCGGCGCGTTCCCCGACGCCCTGGCCGGCAAGACCCCCACAGCCGCGACCGTCCCCGGCCGCCCCATGTTCGTCGACTACGTCGCCGTCTGGACCAGGGGCGGTGGCGGCGACCCGACGACCCCGCCCACCACCGACCCGCCCACCACCCCGCCGCCGTCCGGCTCCTCGCAGCTGTATCTGCGGACGGGAGGCGGCGCGGGCGACGCCGCGGCATCGGCCTCGACGGTGAGCCTGGCGTCGGCGGGCGGCGCCAACTACGACGGCGCCCCGCACAACCCGCAGGTCTTCACCTCTTCCGGGATCACCCGGAAGTACAACGGCGGGTCGACACAGTTCGATCTGTTCGTCGACGCGGGCTCGACGGTCGCCAACGGCCAGCAGATCAGGGTGAGTTACGACCGTACGGGCGACGGCACCTGGGACCGGACGGAGACGTACAACTACTTCGCCACCGACCCCGTGGCGGGTTATGAGCACTACACGCAGGCGAAGGGCCTGAAGTCGTCCACCGGATCGCTCGGCGATCTGGCGAACGGCAAGGTCCGGATCGAGGTCTGGAGCGCCATCGGCGGCGGCCCCAGCACGGTCGGCGTCGGCAACCAGTCCGTCGTACGCATCCCCTTCGACTGA
- a CDS encoding NAD(P)-dependent oxidoreductase, with the protein MSTTENSPRTSATAITSVTVIGLGAMGQALAGALLDAGHPTTVWNRSHGKGDELVAHGAVRAATAEEALRASELTIVCVVDYDASHAILAPLADALAGRVLVNLTSDTPERSREAAAWAESRGISYLDGAVMVPTPLIGSPDALLFYSGAQGAFERYESTLKSLGGKAAFVGTDPGLAALYDLSLLDFFYGSISGLVHAYALATADGVKAADIAPYLNTIVQILPPIAEYTAANIDAGSYPGAQANLGMMAAGVEHILHAARTRGLDVSQLEAVKSVADRAIAKGHGSDDWASTYEALRD; encoded by the coding sequence ATGTCCACCACCGAGAACAGCCCCCGTACTTCTGCCACCGCCATCACTTCTGTCACCGTCATCGGCCTCGGCGCGATGGGCCAGGCGCTCGCCGGCGCCCTCCTCGACGCAGGCCACCCCACCACCGTATGGAACCGCTCTCACGGCAAGGGTGACGAGCTCGTCGCACATGGCGCGGTCCGCGCCGCCACCGCCGAAGAGGCCTTGCGCGCAAGCGAATTGACCATTGTCTGCGTGGTCGACTACGACGCGTCCCACGCGATCCTGGCCCCGCTCGCCGACGCCCTCGCGGGCCGCGTCCTGGTCAACCTCACCTCCGACACCCCCGAGCGCTCCCGCGAGGCGGCGGCCTGGGCGGAGTCCCGCGGCATCAGCTACCTGGACGGCGCGGTGATGGTGCCGACCCCGCTGATCGGCTCGCCCGATGCGCTGCTCTTCTACTCAGGCGCGCAGGGGGCTTTCGAGCGCTACGAGTCCACCCTGAAGTCGCTGGGCGGCAAAGCCGCGTTCGTCGGCACGGATCCCGGGCTCGCCGCGCTCTACGACCTGTCGCTGCTCGACTTCTTCTACGGCAGCATCTCGGGCCTGGTGCACGCGTACGCACTGGCCACGGCAGACGGGGTCAAGGCCGCCGACATCGCCCCGTATCTGAACACCATCGTCCAGATCCTGCCGCCCATCGCGGAGTACACGGCGGCCAACATCGACGCGGGCAGCTATCCGGGGGCGCAGGCCAACCTCGGCATGATGGCCGCGGGCGTCGAGCACATCCTGCACGCCGCGCGCACCCGCGGGCTCGACGTCTCCCAACTGGAGGCCGTCAAGTCCGTCGCGGACCGGGCGATCGCGAAGGGCCACGGCTCCGACGACTGGGCGAGCACGTACGAGGCACTGCGGGACTGA
- a CDS encoding MerR family transcriptional regulator has translation MRIGELAERAGTTTRTLRYYESRGLLPARRAVNGYRTYDEDDLRLLQQIRTLQDFGFDLEETRPFVDCLRAGHPAGDSCPASLAVYRAKLGELDTLIEQVQSVRAQVGAQLARAEAELPAGPEPRCEFGG, from the coding sequence ATGCGAATCGGCGAGCTGGCGGAGCGAGCGGGCACCACCACACGCACCCTGCGCTACTACGAGTCCCGCGGGCTCCTGCCCGCCCGGCGCGCGGTGAACGGCTACCGCACTTACGACGAGGACGACTTGCGGCTGCTCCAGCAGATCCGGACCTTGCAGGATTTCGGGTTCGACCTGGAGGAGACCAGACCGTTCGTCGACTGCCTGCGCGCCGGGCATCCGGCGGGGGACTCATGCCCCGCCTCGCTCGCCGTGTACCGGGCGAAGCTCGGCGAACTGGACACGCTGATCGAGCAGGTGCAGTCGGTGCGCGCCCAGGTCGGGGCACAGCTCGCGCGGGCCGAGGCGGAGCTGCCGGCCGGCCCGGAACCACGTTGTGAATTCGGAGGCTGA
- a CDS encoding maltokinase, translating to MSEAASTRTPVALLPSLAPLLHAWLPHQRWFAGKGHPVTGFSLVSATELLPLDGGSGPGLLHMLVRVKQPGLPAPSSQDCYQLLLGVRETLPPHLAPALIGHLAEGPLAGRTIYEGLHDPRLAELILERLRTPGALGPLRFDRFDRAPAIPASLAARPLNAEQSNSSLVYGDAYILKFFRRVHPGPNPDLELPLALARAGCDRVPVPVAWYEATSPEPYTLGVLQPFLRGSQDGWLLALDSLAAGHSFTDEARALGRVTAEVHTALAGELPTVMLRRPQTEHLADAMAQRLEAAAQAVPALLPYVPQLRAAFDALAALGSRGRAWRAQRVHGDLHLGQTLRGGGPHGDGHWSVIDFEGEPARPLGERRRPQPPVRDVAGMLRSFDYAARTHRPWNPDWAELCRTAYCEGYAEAGGDDPRAEAELLRAYETDKAVYEVVYEARHRPDWLPVPMAAIDRLAATT from the coding sequence ATGTCGGAGGCTGCATCCACCCGGACTCCCGTCGCTCTTCTCCCGTCGCTCGCCCCTCTGCTGCACGCCTGGCTGCCCCACCAGCGATGGTTCGCCGGCAAGGGGCACCCGGTCACCGGCTTCTCGCTCGTCTCGGCGACCGAGCTGCTGCCGCTGGACGGCGGGTCGGGTCCCGGGCTGCTGCATATGCTCGTACGGGTGAAGCAGCCGGGGCTTCCGGCCCCCTCCTCGCAGGACTGCTACCAACTCCTCCTCGGCGTACGCGAGACACTGCCGCCGCATCTCGCACCCGCGCTGATCGGCCATCTGGCCGAGGGCCCGCTGGCCGGGCGGACGATCTACGAGGGCCTGCACGATCCGCGGCTCGCGGAGCTGATCCTGGAGCGGCTGCGTACGCCGGGCGCTCTCGGGCCGCTCCGCTTCGACCGGTTCGACCGCGCCCCCGCCATCCCCGCCTCTCTCGCCGCGCGCCCGCTGAACGCCGAGCAGTCCAACTCCTCGCTGGTGTACGGCGATGCGTACATCCTCAAGTTCTTCCGCCGCGTTCACCCCGGCCCCAACCCCGATCTGGAGCTGCCACTGGCGCTGGCCCGCGCAGGGTGCGACCGGGTGCCGGTTCCGGTCGCCTGGTACGAGGCCACCTCGCCCGAGCCGTACACCCTCGGCGTGCTGCAGCCGTTCCTGCGCGGCTCGCAGGACGGCTGGCTGCTCGCGCTGGACTCGCTGGCCGCCGGGCACTCCTTCACGGACGAGGCCCGCGCGCTCGGCCGCGTCACCGCCGAAGTGCACACCGCACTGGCGGGCGAGCTGCCCACCGTGATGCTGCGCCGGCCGCAGACCGAGCACCTGGCGGACGCGATGGCCCAGCGTCTTGAAGCGGCCGCGCAGGCGGTGCCCGCGCTGCTGCCGTACGTGCCACAGCTGCGGGCCGCCTTCGACGCACTGGCCGCGCTGGGCAGTCGCGGCCGCGCCTGGCGGGCCCAGCGTGTCCACGGCGATCTCCATCTGGGGCAGACCCTGCGCGGCGGCGGCCCGCACGGCGACGGCCACTGGTCGGTCATCGACTTCGAGGGCGAGCCCGCCCGGCCGCTCGGTGAACGCCGCAGGCCGCAGCCCCCGGTGCGCGATGTCGCCGGCATGCTCCGCTCGTTCGACTACGCGGCCCGCACGCACCGCCCGTGGAACCCCGACTGGGCGGAGCTGTGCCGTACGGCGTACTGCGAGGGCTACGCCGAGGCCGGCGGCGACGATCCGCGCGCCGAGGCCGAACTGCTGCGCGCGTACGAGACGGACAAGGCCGTGTACGAGGTCGTCTACGAGGCCCGGCACCGCCCCGACTGGCTTCCGGTGCCGATGGCGGCGATCGACCGCCTGGCCGCAACAACCTGA
- the trxA gene encoding thioredoxin: protein MIQAEGVAAVTDADFDAEVLGADRPVLVEFTADWCGPCRQLAPVLSALASEETGRLKVVQLDVDTNPEITTRYGVLSMPTLMVFRAGEPVKSMVGARPKRRLLKELEDVI from the coding sequence ATGATTCAGGCAGAGGGCGTCGCCGCGGTGACGGACGCGGACTTCGACGCCGAGGTGCTGGGGGCGGACCGCCCGGTCCTGGTCGAGTTCACGGCGGACTGGTGCGGCCCGTGCCGCCAGCTCGCGCCGGTGCTGAGCGCGCTCGCGAGCGAGGAGACCGGCCGGCTGAAGGTCGTGCAGCTCGATGTGGACACCAACCCGGAGATCACGACGCGGTACGGCGTGCTGTCGATGCCGACGCTGATGGTGTTCCGGGCGGGCGAACCGGTGAAGTCGATGGTGGGCGCGCGTCCGAAGCGGCGGCTGCTGAAGGAACTTGAGGACGTGATTTAG